A genomic stretch from Ovis canadensis isolate MfBH-ARS-UI-01 breed Bighorn chromosome 5, ARS-UI_OviCan_v2, whole genome shotgun sequence includes:
- the LOC138441590 gene encoding olfactory receptor 2T12-like, producing MEKRNATSDFILLGIFKHTKSHLFLFMMVLTMAIASLMANALMLLLILLDPQLHRLMYFLLSQLSLMDLMLVSSIVPKMAAAYLTWNKSISPAGCGLQIFVSLTLGGGESFLLAAMSYDRYVAVCHPLRYPVLLNWPLCIQMTLGSWFLGAADGLMQVATTLSFPFCSAHEIDHFFCEAPMLVCLACADTSVFENVMYVCCVLMLLIPFSFILTSYGLILSAVLHLHSQEALKKAFTTCSSHLAVVALFYGPAIFIYMRPKSYRSANHDKVVSAFYTIFTPVLNPLIYSWRNCEVREALKRWLGKCADYKCQQT from the coding sequence ATGGAGAAGAGAAATGCAACCTCAGACTTTATTCTCCTAGGAATCTTTAAGCACACGAAATCCCACCTCTTTCTATTTATGATGGTTCTGACGATGGCCATTGCTTCCTTGATGGCCAATGCCCTCATGCTTCTCTTGATTCTCCTGGACCCCCAACTCCACAGGCTCATGTACTTCCTACTGAGCCAACTCTCCCTCATGGACCTGATGCTGGTTTCCTCCATCGTGCCCAAAATGGCTGCTGCCTACCTGACATGGAACAAATCCATCTCTCCTGCTGGCTGTGGGTTGCAGATTTTTGTCTCACTCACGCTTGGTGGTGGAGAGAGTTTCCTCTTAGCTGCCATGTCCTATGACCGTTATGTAGCTGTTTGCCACCCACTGAGATACCCTGTACTCCTGAACTGGCCATTATGTATTCAAATGACTTTGGGCTCTTGGTTCCTGGGGGCAGCTGATGGGCTCATGCAAGTGGCCACTACACTGAGCTTCCCATTTTGCAGCGCTCACGAGATCGATCATTTCTTCTGTGAGGCCCCCATGTTGGTGTGTTTGGCTTGTGCTGACACATCAGTCTTTGAAAATGTCATGTACGTTTGCTGTGTGTTAATGCTCCTAATTCCCTTTTCCTTCATTCTGACTTCCTATGGCCTTATTCTCTCTGCTGTTCTCCATTTGCATTCTCAAGAAGCCCTCAAGAAGGCTTTCACCACCTGTTCCTCCCATTTAGCTGTGGTGGCACTCTTTTATGGACCTGCCATTTTTATCTACATGAGACCCAAATCCTACAGGTCAGCTAACCATGATAAGGTTGTGTCAGCATTCTATACTATCTTTACTCCTGTGCTGAACCCCCTCATCTACAGTTGGAGGAACTGTGAGGTCAGAGAAGCCTTGAAAAGGTGGCTGGGAAAATGTGCAGACTACAAATGTCAGCAAACTTAG